Part of the Apostichopus japonicus isolate 1M-3 chromosome 13, ASM3797524v1, whole genome shotgun sequence genome is shown below.
GATGGCCCATTTGTGGGCGTGGGGATGCTGTGGTGTTGAGGGATGGGCGTGTGGTGGGGATGGAGATAATGTGGTGTTGAGGGATGGGGATGGGATTGGGAATGGTGATTGGGTGGTGGTGGGGAAGATTTCATTCAGGTTAACTGCGTTGACATGACTTTCTTTTTGATATCAGCATACGTGTAGTGTATAGCTAACTTGAAATGCCAGTTGCACAGTATAACATTTAAAGGTGACAAAGGCAATATATTCGGTCACACCGAGACGGCGCTAGATGAACCCTCCTCTCAATCAGTATCGTGTTTCTATAACTAGGCATATAGCTGGGAAACATGTTTCCCACTTTTTGTAGTTTGAAGCCCTCAAAGTAGGGTCAGTAAAGCACTTCCCCCTTCTCCTGTGGTCGCTTCAATGTGTTATTTATAATCTCTATCCCCACACAAGAGTTAAAAGCGCCCACACACTGGTATAAAcattatttttaagttttgaaagCCCTCTTGCGGATCGCAGGAATCTTGCTCACAGGCTGCATGTTGCCAACCTGTGACTGTGTATAGTCAAATACAatgtccccaccccccccttcctccgCAACTCCCATTTTGAGACAAATCGCCGACCAATTGACTCCGTCAAAAGCAACCACTACCTCCTTATCCAATCTCGTTGACAGTCAGATGGTGCTTCGGGCAATATATATCACTGAGCCTTTCTTTTTCCAAATATAGATAATGAGAATAAAACAATATTCATGCCATATTTCACCGGACCCCTGTAATTGACCTAGGCTCCCGAAGCTGTAGCCAacccctgaccccccccccaccactcctCATTTCTCGTCAGACCTGTCGAAATCATTACATAATACTATTGTGTCCCCTTTGATTTGTGTCTTCTTACTCATAAACTGCAAATGGACTGATTACAATTTGACGTGTCCTGTAGTAACCCTAAATCTATTTCATGAACTGTCAAAGTTCTTGACATTGGTGTAAACAAAGGGAAAttcaataataaataatttaaaacatgATGCGTATCATAAGTTGTATAGGCTATGTCAGATTTTAAAACAACCCCGGGAAACCATGATATGAAATTGTCAATGGTTTCCTTTCGACACTGTTATCAAActcaacaaaatgtaacatgaCAACATTTACGGTGTGTCAATGAGCCAAAAATAGGCCTACTGTTTTCTGACAGCATTTAGAATcctaaaatatttcaaccaAATATGATCTAGTTGTAATAGTAGTGTGCAAGTAACCAGCTCTacaaagaaaattatttatattcGTGTTAAAAATGACGGGAGATACATTAATGTAATTGGTGCCGATTGTAGCATCTAAAACGTATTCTTTCTGATGGTACctagcttaagtggaattatTTGGGCAAAATTGAAGGAAGGGGGTGTGGTAGCAGAGTTTGAGTAGGAGGGGGCGGGGCAGGACGAAGGGAGGAGCCTGAGGTGGCGAGGAAGGACAGAAGTTGCAAGGCTCAAATTATatgattttatttcataacGAGTAACTATACCCGAAAGGTTGTATGAACATATTTCGAAATGGGATATGTCTATCATGATACATGGTAGTGATGGTGATGAGAGTTTGATCCTTTGGGGTTACAAGGATAGAGTCAGTCACTCGACATTAATGGAATATTAGCTCGAAAAGACATGAAGTGGCAAATTTATACCGTGTAAGGTGATTGGTACTCTGATTTTCCTatctaaagaaaaacaataagagATCTGATATATCTTCTAGGGATACGAAGAGACACCGTGCCCCTACCATTTCTTcgatcagcccccccccccctcatcatgCTGTGACGTACTTCAAGTGTGCGGAAAACGAGAATTTTACTAAAGCACATAAGGTCACTGCAGACTGCCATAGCCGTTTTCGTTTCATTTTGATTAGTCTATATGTGGCCATATCGGCATGTGGTAAGTATAACACAAATAGTACCGATTTTACGATTTACGATTAAGGGAGAAGTGGACAGAAATAGTTTGCTTGTGTTCATTATTCtataaactagaaaaaaatATCGAAATTTCTACATCATTGAATAATTATTAAATGATATTTAGTAGAAATAAGAGAAGTAAGAAGTTTTCAGAATACATGCTACGTCATCAGCCATTGTCTTCATCTTTAATTGGTTTCAAATAAAACGTATATTGACAATCCttacttaatatttaaaaaagacaGTTTCCTGATAAAATGTATACTGGCTTTCCAGTTCTTGAAGTTAGTCCACCCCTCCCAAAACACACACATCCTAGACTGAACCCTCTTCAACCCGAATTTTCAGATTTTCGGACTGAGGTTTTCGATTGTCATAGTCATATCCATGGTTGACCCTCCAGTCGTGCATGCGTCATGAATATTTCCTTTTAATGTTTCTTGGCCCTGTTTTAATCACACAAGTGTCAGTAAATTTTATGTACCTGCTAAATTTACAAAGGCTCAGCTCTTTTTCATTGTGAGAGACCAAACAGCACCAAGAAACGCCCAAATATTtgaatatgcatatgcatgcatatgcaACGTATTGCACATTATAGCTTGCAACATACGCGAAAGCCAGTTTAGCACTTCTCATtatgtaaaattaattttgcTGTCATAGTTCATATCAGAAATAAGTCTGCACCTGCAACGTCAGTATTCCCTAATTCCTCCAACGTGAACGAGTCTCATATTGCTTCGTGTACCAATACATTATGAGCACGAGGCACTAATCATATTGGAACCGACTCTTTGGTGGTCGGTTCGCTGACTCTGGTAGATgcatggaatgaaaaaaaaactgagcaTACCTAAAACGATATGATCAGCAGCAGCTGAATTGGTTAGACCATAAGCATCAAGAGAAGATTATTCTCCAAAAGTGAAATATTATGTGTACAACAAGAACAACCTTTCTAACTAATAAAAGTCCGTTCGTGTATCAATTTATACAAAATTCAACACTGCCAGGTGCAGTTAAAATTCAAAGCTGCAGTTTCAATTACGTGCATTGGTTTTAATCTAATATCTCTAGATATTCAGCTCTTTCCGTGTCTTGCTTCTTAACCGTAGGAATTGAAAGAGGGGGATGGTCATAATCGTGATGAAAGGATCCGTTTGATGTTGTAGCCTTCGAAGGCTCCTTCGAAATAGGAGATAGTGGTTGGTAGCTGCTACTCCATTCCACGCTACTTCGGTCGAGTTCTTTATACTCCGCCGCTGAAGTGGGCAGCTGAAGCGATGTTGAGCCAGAAGTAGCAGTTGTTGGACTTTTTACTTGTGACGGTGTAACATGTTGGTTGCTTTGTCCTCGTACATCCTCATTGCATGATGAAGATGGTGATGGAACATGATCCACTTGTTCATATTCATAGTTATCATCATCATGTAAATGTTTCTGATATTCCAGTGATTCTGGCGATTTTGCCTGTGGTATCTCATAGCCATATTTATCAGTGCTTTTTGGACCGTCCTTTGGAGATGGGCGAGGAGGAACCACTGGGGATCCTGGAGATGACGTTCTATTCAATTTTGGCGATATCCTCATTGGTTTTGAGGCCACTTTCGGTTTATCAATATTGCCCACCCTTCCATTTAATTTTTTAGTATCATGAAAAAATTCTGAATCAGAAGGAAGAGGTTTTCGCGACTTTGGTAAGAAGTGATTTGGCCTAGGTACAAGGGTTTTCGGGGGAGGGGAAGTCGGAGATatccttctttctttgtgttggTCACCAGTTTTTGCTCCTTTTCCGTTCGCTAAATTGGGATTAgaacaacttttgttttcattaagcAACCGAGCCATTGCTTTCACGTCACTACTTTCTAGAAGATTCGCGTCCGACTTAGTGGATCGTAGAATTGGCTTTGGAGGTATTTTTCCAACAGGTGGCCATTCCTTCACTTTATCTTTTATTCGAACAGCAGCGTTAAGATTATGTTCCGAAGAAGGCTTTGAACAACAAGATTCTCCACCGGCGTTATGGTTTGCAATCTCTACATACTCCGAGGGTGAAACTTTGTGAGGATTAACGGGTGCATCAGTAAACGGAATTTCGTAGAGTCTGTCCACAGTTAACTTCGAGGGAGCGGATGCTCCATTGATATGGTCGTTTGACGTGAGCATTGGTTTGCTGTGATACCTAACAGGAAGGCAATTGTTATCGTTCTCTGTTATGTCATTTGCTCGAGCAATTCTATCCTCACCATCGATATCGTGGTAGGCTGTACTATCGTAGCCTATTTCATTTTCGCTAAGCATTGTTTGTCGTTCGCCGAATGCTAATGGTAAAGCTGTTTCATATACATGTCGAGAATGTCCGTTAACCCGTCGATTTCTTTCGTCAATGTTTGGATTTTCGCATCCATTGACTGTTTTCTTTCGGACGTGTACCACGTAGACTAGGCCTAGGACGATTATTACTACCACACAAACGATGATTAGTGTTATAATTATAACAAGCGGTGTATTCTCTGAGGGAGACTTTGGTCCAGGGTAGTCATCTTCAGAGGCATTGACTCTAGGATCGTACGTGACGTTCAAGTATCCGGTATCCCCGGTAATTTTGGGTTCCGCAGATGTCAATACTTGAGGAACTTCACCTATATTAGTGATTTGTACTGCTAAAGCAGCGGTGGCATGTTTCATATATCCACTGTATATTTCAAGCTGGCATTTGATTAAAGTATTCGCATCTCTTTTTCTCACCTCTTTGATGAGAAGAGTGCTGCCGTCGTCGAGCACTTGAAATCGACTTTCATCGAGAAGTTCATCAATGGGCTCATCGTCGTAGAGCCACGTAAAGTCAACGTGTGACGTTTTGTCCGTTCTGGCGCAGGTGACAGTAACCTCGTCGCCAACAGAGCACGATATTGTCTTTGGTTCTATCACGACGGCTGGTTCCTCTTGTGCAGGAATTAGATCGCACATCCTTCGTGAGTCCTCTACGGGACTTTCGGCATAACAAGCAAATGTTGATCCCATATCTTCTATTCTAAGAAGTTTCCGCCAAACAGATTTTTGTGTTTTACCAGGGATGGCAGGGTTGCTGTTTTTATGCCACGTAAGCACGGCTCTAGGAACACCACCTTCCGAAATGCAGACAAACTCCACGCTGTCTCCAATTCTTGGATTCGTTGGCGTTACAGTACACAAAGGAAAGCCACTATTTGGTGGAGCTTGTACCTTTAAAAAGGCACTTCTAGAATTCATGGCACTGCCTTCTTTCGCGTATCCACATGAATATTCGTCAGTATCCGTCAGTTGTACATTGTCCATTACCAGGTGGTATTCTCCTCGCGCCCTGTTTCCAGTGAGCCTATACTGACCCCCTTCACGTCCAGCAACGATTTGGTGGCCATTGGTGATCATGGTCCCGCTGGATCGAAACCACATGACGGTTGACGAACCCATGTTACGGAAACTACAGCGCAGTTCAGCACTACCGCCTCGAAGGATTGTTGTGTTAGTAGGACCCTCGCGTATTGATATGCCCTTACAACTGACCGAGGACATGACCAGCAAGGCGGATAACACGTGAACGAACGCCATTTTTGGTGGGTGTACTAGAAGAACAATACCGAGAAGGAAATACCGTCtgcaaaaagaagaagaaaatacatAAAGAAAAATACTTCTTTATTTAGGCTACATTTTTTTGACTGGAACTAAAGGATGAATGCAAGTAAGCTGttcaaaagtgaaataaacACATCTATAATCTTGCAAGAATCTAAAACCATAAAATAGAGGattcaaattaatttttgcATCAAAGTGATGTAGCGTCACGgtgtagaaaaaaaatacttacaGTAGAGTAAATTTCTGTAAGGGTATGAGGATGATATCGTTATAGCTGAATCATAACcatcataaaataatatttagacTCTTTTCATAAACCTTAGATATTGTGATATAGTTACACAGTTTCATTCTGACCAATTAAGTAACAAGTACAGTATTACACGGCGACGTTCAGGGGCAGGATCCCGAGGTGTCTGGATGATGAGGACGCCATGAGAGTTGCAACTAGTCAAGTTAATTTTGTTTAGGTCTAACTAAGTCAttaccacccccctccccctccccctcccaactcCAGAGTTCTCTGTTCTGTTCTGTCGAATTATTGAGTCACTGCACCTTTGAAATGTGTAACTCGAGTCATGGCTCGTTTGAAGTCTGTTTACAATGGATGTTAAAGGATGACTTAAGGTACGATGTTTTGGTATAATGTAGACCTTTCCAAAACTGTTATCAAACTGCTATCAATCTATAATGGGTTTATTTACCACTTTTAATTATTGACAATCGAACCTTAAACATCATAGGAActtcaattaaaatataaaacaaaggaTCTAATGACTGAGACTGTAAGCCTACCATGTAATTAACGTTAGGTCTGAATGGTTGTTGTCTTCTTTAATTGTATAATTTCAATTGCACCTGTTTAATGTCCTGCAAGTTTGCTATTGCCTCCACTATAGCCCGGACGGTATATTCATATATGCAAATACATCAACGTAATGAATAAACAATATGAACAATGTCAATAGATGATCTACATTTAATGTTGTGAATAATCAACACCAATGTGTTGTTTGTAGACAGCTACCTCTTCACTTGCTAAAGAGATCTGCCTTTGAAGTATATTTGGTGCCGCTTTTTGAAATCTATTAATAAAAGTAGTTGTCCttcattttcaagaaataaTTGATCTGCTTCTGCGAACTTACCATTGACCTGATAAAATTGGACACCGAATCtcgaaattttcaaaattttagaGCAAGAAACAACGGTCCATTCATTATTGTATCCATTGGAGTGTCAGACCGTGTCAGTTGTGGTACGCTTTTTGATTACCGTATAACACTGGTATACCGCACTGGTATCAGAGATGAACTATACAACAGCGACCAGCCTGTCTGCTATTGGAGCAACTCATTTCCTTAGGTACAGAGAATTTACTTCCGGGactggacaattcatatcatcAAATAGCGGGGTTATCAAGGTTGTAGGTGACGTCATCTCTACAACCATAACAAATTGGCATTGTTATTGTATCAATCTGATCATCTTCCTTGAAATCAGTGAGTTAGCAGGAATTTGGTGATTTCTGGCATCAAGTGTCAATTAACTAGTTGGCCGAATGCAGTTGCCAAGAATTACTGCCTACATCTTAAAGCGACATGACTGTCTACTCCTTGATAACGTGTTACTAGGAAgtgattggggagggggggggggcaggggctaCATAAGGAAGAGGAATACTCCCCTCTTAACATATCGTTTCTCTCATCTCTTTTTCTCAACAAGATGATAGGTACATGTACAGCTCAAAAATTGAGGATTGTTATTTCTTGCCTGAAGTGTTTACAGATGCCCTTCACCCTGGCGGCCCCTTCACCCCGGCGGACACCTGACCTAGGCGGGCCCTAAAAAGGCCTATACCTTGGTGGCCCTAGACACTTGCATCATATGTCTATTACACAATCTGGTACTGGGTCCACCACCATGCACATGGCGATCCTAACTATTGGTATATAATTTCGTCTTCTTTTTTGGCATCTACTTTCTGTGTGCGAGATAAATCACGCTCTTTATTAATAGTATACTAACTTTGAACCTATATAATTAAGTCGACGAATTACTGAATATTTAAACTGTTGATTAGTTAAGCCATGAAGCTATAAACagaatagctccatggttaagataactgattgattgattgaccaGCTAAACAATACATTGAGTAAAAACAAACTAGCAGATGATATCTTACTTCGATCAATTCCAATCCATTTTTTGTCAATCTCAAGTCTCGTTAAAATTAATAGTCGATCAAATGCATGAAGTACACTATATGTAAAAGGCACTATAGTAATGGTTCGTTAATATGGGTCAATTCGGCGTCAATGACATAGCAATTCAAACTGACCTTTAATGGAGGATTCTATGACAATGGATGATTCAGAATGGGGAAAAGGTAATATTGGGTGGTAACGTACACAATGATCAATACATTGTAGCACTGCATAGCATGTAGTATGTGTAGTATTATGTTACCCTTGTAGGGGAATCTTGATACACACGTGCTGATGATCACACAGAAAGAGTCTTAAGGCAATGGGACTGGGGTCAGTGAGAGCGGATAATTGTATCAACAAGTTACACTCCTCTTTGCTTTACTCCCTGGTATTTAGGTACCTGATAATAACGATATCACAATGACTTGATAACAAAGTATTCAATCACCTGTTTGCTTTTATGAACAAGTTCAAATAATGCAGAAATGTATTAAATTACCTGATTGGCTAATTCCAAAAATCACTCCCCATCACGATGGCTCGGAGTAAAACATGTCCATAACAAAATATAAccacaggaaaaaaaaatatgttgtccTGATTTCTTTTAAATGCAATAATAGTTCCAATTGTTCAGATCTCCACCTGCttttaataaagaaagaaaaaagactcCAAAATTATTGCGTCCATGCTGGATCACACTTTTGTGACAAAGATTTACTCCACCAGTTTTAGTTATATAACTCCTCCCATTGTTACTACAGGGGAAATGACTAACCATATTACCCCGTTCCCGCATGCAGAGTTTGAGCTAGTCATGGTACGTACATACGCTACACAATCATCGCGTCTTTTGTTCCATTCTTGTACTTATAAACACAAAGACCCCAACTTTCCACATGGGTACACACTGGTCTGGATGACGTCATTATTGTAGGAGAAAGAAGCAATTGGCAGGATTAGTGTGTTTGAACTGAGTAGAAACCTAATCCTCTCAATAAGTAGTTTTCAGTCATCCAAAGAGTGAATACAAGCAAGTGAAAGTAACAGGCTGACACGGTCATGTATATTGTGAGTAAAGTTTTGTGCAGTATAGGTTATCTGTTTATATTAGTAGAATCGTATAAACTACAGTAGATGTGCCATCTTCATAATCACATGGGAGGGAGAGTACAACAGAGAGTACAGTACAAGTACAACGGCATGAGTAGGCTACAAATACATGAGTTTGATTACAAGTGAGACAAGTTGACAATACATGGAGTTGCAGACCTCATCTCTTCTATGATGTAATGGATCTAgattgaactttgacctcgaCGCTTCACACCTACataagtattatttttaaaatgtctCATTATTCTCTACATAACTCGTGGTTTAACATTCATTCAAGCACAAAATGACTAAAACAGTTTTTGGATATTTGACATCAGACCTTTGATGTCACCAATCATATACAGGCACGAGTTTACAGTACATGATCAAGCACCTAACAATTAAGTTTGAACGCGATCGGACTTACGGCCTCGGGGAAGTTCGCGAAACACCTTTTCGCATAATTTAGACCAGTTTTTACCTTTGAACTCAGTTGGCCTTTGACCCCGACCCTATATTTGTCGTATTTCAAAAATTGTCTCATCATTTGCTACACATCGTGAGGTTTAATCCCCTTTTCCAACATGTTGACAAGTAGAAAATGgttataaaacaattttttatttcttgacctttgacctctgaccgaTGACGTCATAAAACACAGGAATGAGATTACATAGTCAGAGATTACATAGTGGGTAGGTGACACAGTCAGTCACCTATCCATCAAGTTTAAACTTGATTGAACTTACGGTCTAGGAGGAGTTCGCGACACACTTTTTGCACAATTTAGGCCAATTTACCTTTAAagtcaattgacctttgactccaATCCTAAACACCTAAATCTGtcatatattaaacattttctCATAATTCTCTACATATCATGTGGTTAATGCCCTTTCCAACATATCGACAAACAGACAATGGCTGAAAACCAAGGTTTGGAGTTTCTTGACCCCTGAGCTTTGACCCTATAAATTACGCAGGCATAAGTTTACATGGTCAAGCACCTGACTACCAAGTTTGAAATTGACCTAAACACATAAATCTGTCCTATTATAAATTTTGTCTCATCACTCTCTGTATATCGTGTGGTTAAATGCCTTTTTTTTCCAACATACTGACAAGCAGGTAATGGCTAAATACAGTTTTGGGggtttcttgacctttgacctatgacgtcatcagtcATGCAGGCACGAGTAAACATGGCCAGGCACCTATCCACCAAGTTTAAACTTCGTAGGACTTATGGTTTAGGAGGAGTTCACGACACACTGTTTTTCTCACTCATGGAATCATTTGTGGGACAGTCTAAGTACAGGGCGCAATTCTGCAATACAGAGAGaggcaatggggggggggggggggagagggggatgcCCAATTCTGAAATACAGAGAGAGGCATGGGGTGGTGGGCAGGGCGAGAGATCTAATTCTCGGTTCACGTAAAAATGGCATCACAGACATTAAGACAGCTCTTTCATCGACTGTTCATGAAAGTGTAAGGTAAGCTAGAGTAAAGGCTTTATTGCAAATAGCTACCTCTTTTACTTACTattggaaaaacaaaaaccaacatTGATTCGAACCCTTTAGTCAGCCAAACGTTGAAAGTTTAGTCTACAAAGTTCGCGAGTGTTTTCCGAATTTTCAACTTGGTTTGGTGGGCTTTCATTGTTAGACATGACATTTATGATAATATGTCCTCATTTCCATAGTATGATTAAGGAAAATGTAACCTTGAAAGAGGGGGGCGGGCCGGCGGCATAAGCTTGACGACGCCGTGTTCCTTGTTACTAACTTCTTCTCCGCACCTTCCCAATACGTCAAGTTACTGTATGTCCCTGCAACCAAGCTACCAAGCTGTCTCGTCTATAACTTGAAATCGTGACCAAACTGTAAAATGACACAAAAATCTCTCAGACGAGATTCTTTATCCCTTAACATAAATAGTACTGTGATAATGTGATTTTTAAGATTAGTTTCTATTATATATCCATTTTGGTATTTTCATGATCTATCATCATGGACGTCAAGGAAAGGTCTCCAAGTACAGTGAGACAAACGTACATAAATAGCGCCACCATTTCATCTTCGTCAAGTTCAGGTCTGACTGCCAAAGCtcatccaatatatatatatatatatatatatatatatatatatatatatatatatatatatgtaattgaaatcgttatgacttggaaaatcaagaacagtgaataaacttccagcctccaccgggattcgagcccgggcctcccgctttatatacggacaccctaacctctaggctatggacgctgcttgtatgtccagaggtttgaaaccggtaaggaaggtcgtaattccaatgtagacgtatatatatatatatatatatatatatatatatatatatatatatatatatatatatatatatatatatatatatatatagatagatagatagatagatagatagatagatagatagatagatagatatatatatatatatatatatacacacccgAGCGGTCGGTGTTCTCGACCAGTTGTATACTGTAGATATAAAACTTGGTCTGTCGAACATGGAAAAGACGTTATTATGCTATTCGACAAGATATTTTCACTCTGTCATAAGATGATCTCAGAATCAGATTAAATGATGTACATTGGCCGAAAGTCCGCCGCACACTGCCCGACTGATCTGAACGCGAATAAACTAAACCGTCGTGATTTAGTTATCGATTGTCGTGAAGAGTCACCCATGGATCAAACTGATCCCCGCTCGCTGACCGACTGATCACGAACGGAGCTCGTTTGCCGGTCACATGCAAATTTATTACCCATGTGGTAGGTTACATTCGTTGAAACCGTGTAGTTCTAGTCGTGAACCCATCACACACCGTCGACTGCAAATCGCGGAATAGATACATGTTCAGTACCCCGACTGAAGCCGATGCGAGTAAAACTGGCACAATATTGATCAGTCGTGTATATATAGTCACTTCACGCACACTGTAACGACGGTCGAGGTGATTCGAGTCGTGATCAGGCTCTAAGCCCGTCGCACACTACCCGAtcaaaacttaaatttattccttcattttgtttcttttgctgGGAATATCTATGAGTTTTTCTCAGTCAATTCAACTTCATTCTCGTTTTGGGTAATATTCGATAggtttggaaataaattttttttaattagatcAATTGTCGTTTGAAAGATTACCTACCCTATCTATTAATTATTTgcactattttttatatatatatagagcctAAATTTAGGCCTATGAC
Proteins encoded:
- the LOC139978770 gene encoding uncharacterized protein; protein product: MAFVHVLSALLVMSSVSCKGISIREGPTNTTILRGGSAELRCSFRNMGSSTVMWFRSSGTMITNGHQIVAGREGGQYRLTGNRARGEYHLVMDNVQLTDTDEYSCGYAKEGSAMNSRSAFLKVQAPPNSGFPLCTVTPTNPRIGDSVEFVCISEGGVPRAVLTWHKNSNPAIPGKTQKSVWRKLLRIEDMGSTFACYAESPVEDSRRMCDLIPAQEEPAVVIEPKTISCSVGDEVTVTCARTDKTSHVDFTWLYDDEPIDELLDESRFQVLDDGSTLLIKEVRKRDANTLIKCQLEIYSGYMKHATAALAVQITNIGEVPQVLTSAEPKITGDTGYLNVTYDPRVNASEDDYPGPKSPSENTPLVIIITLIIVCVVVIIVLGLVYVVHVRKKTVNGCENPNIDERNRRVNGHSRHVYETALPLAFGERQTMLSENEIGYDSTAYHDIDGEDRIARANDITENDNNCLPVRYHSKPMLTSNDHINGASAPSKLTVDRLYEIPFTDAPVNPHKVSPSEYVEIANHNAGGESCCSKPSSEHNLNAAVRIKDKVKEWPPVGKIPPKPILRSTKSDANLLESSDVKAMARLLNENKSCSNPNLANGKGAKTGDQHKERRISPTSPPPKTLVPRPNHFLPKSRKPLPSDSEFFHDTKKLNGRVGNIDKPKVASKPMRISPKLNRTSSPGSPVVPPRPSPKDGPKSTDKYGYEIPQAKSPESLEYQKHLHDDDNYEYEQVDHVPSPSSSCNEDVRGQSNQHVTPSQVKSPTTATSGSTSLQLPTSAAEYKELDRSSVEWSSSYQPLSPISKEPSKATTSNGSFHHDYDHPPLSIPTVKKQDTERAEYLEILD